One window from the genome of Mumia sp. ZJ1417 encodes:
- a CDS encoding DUF6297 family protein has protein sequence MFATIMLGGMFVNAVVQVGGVTDQLCASAACRDARSLAPWLVAGGCLVTILIVARLFGPVYVTPADGSWLLSSPLDRASLLRPRLTQILLAATVVTLATVGVGVVLAGTALTSAVAFAAATSLLATATAAAAAYAQEQDRRALATASQWVLVVVLWCAVLSIAVGEAPRMPLPAADHPASAVAVVVAAAAAVLAGTAAWRRLGRLRHRDVVTGGELTPGLSGALATLDLALAYDVVLSHRWKGRGSVRARRGGPGGALALVGSDVLRLRRSPQRLVVLAATAAVPYAAATAGAGRFVVLVAATAGFVACLPLLSGLRVMARGPSLARAMPFSSAVAQAATAAVPTVAALAYGMATAAAMRRDVAADREAALLCGLAVGVAVAASGVRWVTRRPPDYSKPLIATPAGAIPTNLYGSVIAGFDVLLLTTTPMLLAPDLRGASVSLALGAGVWAFLVSRSPAR, from the coding sequence GTGTTCGCGACGATCATGCTCGGCGGGATGTTCGTCAACGCGGTCGTCCAGGTCGGTGGCGTCACCGATCAGCTCTGCGCCTCGGCGGCGTGCCGCGACGCCCGCAGCCTCGCGCCCTGGCTCGTCGCTGGCGGCTGCCTGGTCACGATCCTCATCGTGGCCCGACTGTTCGGTCCGGTGTACGTGACGCCGGCCGACGGCTCGTGGCTCCTGTCGAGCCCGCTCGACCGCGCCTCGCTCCTGCGGCCACGGCTCACGCAGATCCTGCTTGCTGCCACCGTCGTGACGCTCGCGACGGTGGGTGTCGGCGTGGTGCTGGCCGGGACCGCCCTCACCTCCGCCGTCGCGTTCGCCGCCGCAACGTCCCTGCTCGCGACTGCGACCGCGGCAGCGGCCGCGTACGCCCAGGAGCAGGACCGACGCGCGCTGGCCACGGCGTCGCAGTGGGTGCTCGTCGTCGTGCTGTGGTGCGCAGTCCTGTCGATCGCCGTCGGCGAAGCTCCCCGGATGCCGCTGCCCGCGGCGGATCACCCGGCATCGGCCGTCGCCGTGGTTGTGGCGGCGGCCGCAGCCGTCCTCGCCGGTACGGCGGCCTGGCGGCGGCTGGGCCGGCTGCGTCACCGCGACGTCGTCACCGGCGGGGAGCTGACCCCCGGACTGTCGGGTGCACTCGCGACCCTCGACCTCGCCCTCGCGTACGACGTCGTCCTCTCGCACCGCTGGAAGGGGCGCGGCAGCGTACGCGCCCGCCGAGGTGGACCCGGCGGCGCGCTCGCGCTCGTGGGGAGCGACGTCCTGCGGCTGCGTCGCAGCCCGCAGCGGCTCGTGGTGCTGGCGGCGACGGCAGCGGTCCCGTACGCGGCGGCCACTGCCGGTGCGGGACGGTTCGTCGTGCTCGTGGCCGCGACTGCCGGATTCGTTGCGTGCCTGCCGCTGCTGAGCGGCCTGCGGGTGATGGCGCGCGGCCCCTCGCTCGCCCGCGCGATGCCGTTCTCGAGCGCGGTCGCCCAGGCGGCGACGGCGGCGGTGCCGACGGTGGCGGCACTGGCGTACGGGATGGCGACAGCGGCGGCGATGCGCCGGGACGTCGCAGCGGACCGTGAGGCTGCGCTGCTGTGCGGGCTCGCAGTAGGCGTCGCCGTCGCGGCCTCGGGGGTGCGCTGGGTGACGCGACGTCCCCCCGACTACAGCAAGCCACTCATCGCGACACCGGCGGGCGCGATCCCGACGAACCTCTACGGGAGCGTGATCGCGGGGTTCGACGTGCTGCTGCTGACGACAACGCCGATGCTGCTCGCCCCGGACCTGCGCGGCGCGTCGGTCTCGCTCGCGCTCGGCGCAGGCGTGTGGGCCTTCCTGGTCAGCCGTTCACCAGCGCGCTGA
- the purQ gene encoding phosphoribosylformylglycinamidine synthase subunit PurQ, translating into MRVGVVTFPGSLDDIDAQRAVRLAGAEPVALWHGDHDLKSVDAVVLPGGFSYGDYLRCGAIARFAPVMSEVVDAANGGMPVLGICNGFQILCESHLLPGALIRNDHRKFVCRDQRLRIDNAATAWTSGYEAGDEIVIPLKNGEGGFVADDFTLDLLEGEGRVVARYLDDNPNGSMRDIAGITNERGNVVGLMPHPEHAVEELCGPGTDGLPFFTSVLSALVNG; encoded by the coding sequence ATGAGGGTCGGCGTCGTCACCTTCCCGGGGTCGCTCGACGACATCGACGCCCAGCGGGCCGTACGCCTCGCCGGTGCCGAGCCAGTCGCGCTCTGGCACGGCGACCACGACCTCAAGTCGGTCGACGCGGTCGTGCTGCCGGGCGGCTTCTCGTACGGCGACTACCTGCGCTGCGGGGCGATCGCGCGCTTCGCCCCGGTGATGAGCGAGGTCGTGGACGCCGCGAACGGCGGCATGCCCGTCCTCGGCATCTGCAACGGCTTCCAGATCCTGTGCGAGTCCCACCTGCTCCCGGGTGCACTGATCCGCAACGACCACCGCAAGTTCGTCTGCCGTGACCAGCGCCTGCGCATCGACAACGCCGCGACTGCGTGGACCAGCGGGTACGAGGCGGGCGACGAGATCGTGATCCCGCTCAAGAACGGCGAGGGTGGCTTCGTCGCCGACGACTTCACCCTGGACCTTCTCGAGGGGGAGGGGCGCGTCGTCGCCCGCTACCTCGACGACAACCCGAACGGCTCGATGCGCGACATCGCCGGCATCACCAACGAGCGCGGCAACGTCGTCGGTCTCATGCCGCACCCCGAGCACGCTGTCGAAGAGCTCTGCGGCCCCGGGACGGACGGCCTCCCGTTCTTCACCTCGGTGCTCAGCGCGCTGGTGAACGGCTGA
- the purS gene encoding phosphoribosylformylglycinamidine synthase subunit PurS produces MARVVVDVMPKPEILDPQGKAVHGALDRLGFGGVADVRQGKRFELEVEGEITEERLAEIRTLAETLLSNPVIEDFAVRIEQPVSEAGLDA; encoded by the coding sequence GTGGCTCGTGTCGTCGTCGACGTCATGCCCAAGCCGGAGATCCTCGACCCCCAGGGCAAGGCCGTCCACGGCGCGCTCGACCGGCTCGGCTTCGGCGGAGTCGCCGACGTCCGCCAGGGCAAGCGCTTCGAGCTCGAGGTCGAGGGCGAGATCACCGAGGAGCGCCTCGCCGAGATCCGTACGCTCGCTGAGACCCTGCTCTCCAACCCTGTCATCGAGGACTTTGCGGTCCGCATCGAGCAGCCCGTCTCCGAGGCCGGGCTCGACGCATGA
- a CDS encoding long-chain fatty acid--CoA ligase: protein MSNLASFLENSAAQYPERTAIVFGDKRFSYAQVDGAANQVANLLASRGIGHGDKVALAAPNVPYFSIVYYGILKTGATVVPLNVLNKAREVTYYLDDSDARALFAFEGTADLPIGAEAWKGFNDADECDNFFLITIDPTAPSPIEGAETFASAVANQPLTFDSVETADDDTAVILYTSGTTGQPKGAELTHENMRSNALVGDRLFGADATHPDTYLCVLPLFHSFGQTVIQNGAFAYGGTIVMLPRFEPNAALQLLVGEKVSFFAGVPTMYWALLGALEGSGIEAQQIADNLRIAAAGGSSLPVEIIREFKSRFGIDIREGYGLSETSPVASFAPPGEEPRPGSIGTPIPDVEMKLIDPDWAEVTELGEIGEIAIKGPNIMKGYYDRPEATAEVIKDGWFRSGDLARKDEDGFYYIVDRAKDMIIRGGFNVYPRELEEVLMTHPAVSLVAVIGVPHDSHGEEVKAVVIKNAGDETTEEELVAWAKEQMAAYKYPRVVEFRDELPMTATGKILKREI from the coding sequence GTGAGCAACCTGGCTTCCTTCCTCGAGAACTCTGCCGCCCAGTACCCCGAGCGGACCGCGATCGTCTTCGGTGACAAGCGCTTCAGCTACGCGCAGGTCGACGGCGCCGCCAACCAGGTCGCCAACCTGCTGGCGTCCCGCGGGATCGGGCACGGCGACAAGGTCGCTCTCGCGGCACCGAACGTCCCGTACTTCTCGATCGTCTACTACGGCATCCTCAAGACCGGTGCCACCGTCGTTCCGCTGAACGTGCTCAACAAGGCGCGTGAGGTCACGTACTACCTCGACGACTCCGACGCACGCGCCCTCTTCGCGTTCGAGGGCACCGCCGACCTGCCGATCGGCGCGGAGGCCTGGAAGGGCTTCAACGACGCCGACGAGTGCGACAACTTCTTCCTCATCACGATCGACCCGACGGCCCCATCGCCGATCGAGGGTGCCGAGACGTTCGCCTCCGCCGTCGCGAACCAGCCCCTCACGTTCGACTCGGTCGAGACGGCCGACGACGACACCGCGGTCATCCTCTACACCAGCGGGACGACCGGGCAGCCCAAGGGCGCCGAGCTGACCCATGAGAACATGCGGAGCAACGCCCTCGTCGGCGACCGCCTCTTCGGTGCGGACGCCACTCACCCCGACACGTACCTGTGCGTGCTGCCGCTGTTCCACTCGTTCGGCCAGACGGTGATCCAGAACGGCGCCTTCGCGTACGGCGGCACGATCGTGATGCTGCCCCGCTTCGAGCCGAACGCCGCGCTGCAGCTGCTCGTGGGCGAGAAGGTCAGCTTCTTCGCCGGTGTTCCCACGATGTACTGGGCCCTGCTCGGTGCGCTCGAGGGCAGCGGCATCGAGGCGCAGCAGATCGCCGACAACCTCCGAATCGCGGCCGCCGGCGGTTCGTCGTTGCCGGTCGAGATCATCAGGGAGTTCAAGTCGCGCTTCGGCATCGACATCCGCGAGGGGTACGGCCTGTCGGAGACCTCGCCGGTCGCCAGCTTCGCCCCGCCCGGTGAGGAGCCGCGTCCGGGCTCGATCGGCACCCCGATCCCCGATGTCGAGATGAAGCTCATCGACCCGGACTGGGCCGAGGTCACCGAGCTCGGCGAGATCGGCGAGATCGCGATCAAGGGCCCGAACATCATGAAGGGCTACTACGACCGCCCGGAGGCAACCGCCGAGGTCATCAAGGACGGCTGGTTCCGGTCGGGCGACCTTGCCCGCAAGGACGAGGACGGCTTCTACTACATCGTCGACCGCGCCAAGGACATGATCATCCGCGGCGGCTTCAACGTGTACCCGCGCGAGCTGGAGGAGGTGCTGATGACCCACCCGGCGGTGTCGCTGGTCGCGGTCATCGGCGTCCCCCACGACAGCCACGGCGAGGAGGTCAAGGCCGTCGTCATCAAGAACGCCGGTGACGAGACCACCGAGGAGGAGCTGGTCGCCTGGGCCAAGGAGCAGATGGCGGCGTACAAGTACCCGCGCGTCGTCGAGTTCCGTGACGAGCTCCCGATGACGGCCACCGGCAAGATCCTCAAGCGCGAGATCTGA
- a CDS encoding phosphoribosylaminoimidazolesuccinocarboxamide synthase, with the protein MSEPYDIPGATHVYSGKVRDLYDLADGNLLMVASDRISAYDHALDPPIPDKGEILTRMSLWWFDQLSDVAPNHVVSTGVPDVVAGRGIEVERLDMVQVECIARGYLTGSGLSDYRATGVVSGIALPDGLTDGSQLPEPIFTPSTKAAYGGHDEPISYEQVVDLVGEGLAAKLRDLTLEVYVRGEALARERGIIVADTKIEIGLRPDGTLVLADELLTPDSSRFWPADQWEPGHPQSSYDKQFVRDWLTSPASGWDRASDTPPPRLPDEIVERTRARYVEAYETLTGSTF; encoded by the coding sequence GTGAGCGAGCCGTACGACATCCCCGGAGCCACCCACGTCTACTCCGGCAAGGTCCGCGACCTGTACGACCTGGCCGACGGCAACCTGCTGATGGTCGCCAGCGACCGGATCTCCGCGTACGACCATGCGCTCGACCCACCGATCCCCGACAAGGGGGAGATCCTCACCCGCATGTCGCTGTGGTGGTTCGACCAGCTGAGCGACGTCGCCCCCAACCACGTGGTGTCGACCGGCGTCCCCGATGTGGTCGCCGGGCGCGGCATCGAGGTCGAGCGGCTCGACATGGTGCAGGTCGAGTGCATCGCCCGTGGCTACCTCACCGGCTCCGGCCTCTCCGACTACCGCGCGACGGGCGTCGTCTCCGGCATCGCGCTCCCGGACGGCCTGACCGACGGCTCGCAGCTGCCCGAGCCGATCTTCACGCCGAGCACGAAGGCCGCGTACGGGGGCCACGACGAGCCCATCTCGTACGAGCAGGTCGTGGACCTGGTCGGTGAGGGCCTGGCCGCGAAGCTGCGCGACCTCACGCTGGAGGTGTACGTGCGTGGCGAGGCGCTCGCGCGCGAACGCGGCATCATCGTCGCCGACACCAAGATCGAGATCGGCCTGCGACCCGACGGCACGCTCGTGCTCGCCGACGAGCTGCTCACGCCCGACTCGTCACGCTTCTGGCCCGCCGACCAGTGGGAGCCCGGCCACCCGCAGTCCTCGTACGACAAGCAGTTCGTCCGCGACTGGCTGACGTCCCCGGCGTCCGGGTGGGACCGCGCGTCCGACACGCCTCCACCGCGCCTGCCCGATGAGATCGTCGAGCGGACCCGTGCGCGCTACGTGGAGGCGTACGAGACGCTCACCGGTTCCACGTTCTGA
- a CDS encoding TetR/AcrR family transcriptional regulator, giving the protein MPTQRPKSTSTAHASRRSESSRRAILTAAFDLVQEVGYSGLSIEGIASRAGVGKQTIYRWWPSKGAVLFDAFLMLSEGDDGDPALPDTGDLRADLALVLRATVDELNDPRYDVPMRALMLEIARDPALAATYAERLGEPMSALKKERLRSAQRAGELRDDLDLDVVVDLVWSPLFSRWLQRSGPLTHAYADGVVATALDGLRPRLR; this is encoded by the coding sequence ATGCCGACCCAGCGTCCGAAGTCGACCTCTACCGCCCACGCGTCCCGCCGCAGCGAGTCCTCGCGGCGCGCGATCCTCACGGCCGCGTTCGACCTCGTGCAGGAGGTCGGCTACTCCGGGCTGAGCATCGAGGGCATCGCCTCGCGAGCCGGCGTCGGCAAGCAGACGATCTATCGCTGGTGGCCGTCCAAGGGCGCGGTGCTCTTCGACGCGTTCCTGATGCTCAGCGAGGGCGACGACGGTGACCCGGCGCTTCCCGACACCGGCGACCTGCGGGCCGACCTCGCCCTGGTGCTGCGTGCGACCGTCGACGAGCTCAACGACCCGCGGTACGACGTCCCGATGCGGGCGCTGATGCTGGAGATCGCGCGCGATCCCGCCCTCGCCGCCACCTACGCCGAGCGCCTGGGCGAGCCGATGAGCGCGCTCAAGAAGGAGCGCCTGCGCAGTGCCCAGCGCGCCGGCGAGCTGCGCGACGACCTCGACCTGGACGTGGTCGTCGACCTCGTGTGGAGCCCGCTGTTCAGTCGCTGGCTCCAACGCAGCGGGCCGCTCACCCACGCGTACGCCGACGGCGTCGTCGCCACCGCGCTCGACGGTCTGCGGCCTCGTCTACGCTGA
- a CDS encoding TlrC/CarA/OleB/SrmB family ABC-F type ribosomal protection protein codes for MHTSPHSQLALHDVSKTYDERRVIDRVSLTVKPGEKVGVVGDNGSGKSTLLRLLAGHEHPDDGEVTVRAPGGIGYLAQALDLPPEATVRDAVDLALADLRTLESAMHALEDALTREPPERFASSSVAATYATLTARYEARGGYEADVRVGIALHGLGLPDLDPARPLGTLSGGERARLALAATLASQPELLLLDEPTNDLDDAAIGWLEDHLLRHSGTVVVVTHDRVFLERLTTTVLEIDGGRVARFGNGYDGYLTAKAAERRRRLQEYEAWRDELVRNERLAASNVARLDAIPRKLPLSVFGHSGFRTRGRGHGAMVRIRNAKQRAERLRAAPLAPPPDPLTLAARIATGDGGSHEPAARLADVRVGERLDVPSLVIPAGGRVLVTGPNGAGKTTLVRVLAGELRPDAGSVRVPGTVGHLRQDEAPWPPGTTVLQAFAYGRPGPADEHAEAMLSLGLFEPGDLQKRVDVLSYGQRRRIELARLVSQPLDLLLLDEPTNHLSPALVEDLEEALAAYEGALVVVTHDRRMRSRFTGMHLAMRDGRIDDGPPR; via the coding sequence CTGCACACCTCACCGCACTCCCAGCTCGCCCTCCACGACGTCTCCAAGACCTACGACGAGCGCCGCGTGATCGACCGCGTCTCCCTGACGGTCAAGCCCGGCGAAAAGGTCGGCGTCGTCGGCGACAACGGCTCGGGAAAGTCCACACTGCTCCGCCTCCTCGCGGGCCACGAACACCCCGACGACGGCGAGGTCACCGTCCGCGCACCGGGCGGCATCGGCTACCTCGCTCAGGCGCTCGACCTCCCGCCGGAGGCCACCGTGCGGGACGCCGTCGACCTCGCACTCGCCGACCTACGCACTCTCGAGTCCGCGATGCACGCGCTCGAGGACGCCCTCACCCGCGAGCCGCCGGAGCGGTTCGCCTCCTCCTCCGTCGCCGCGACCTACGCCACCCTCACCGCACGGTACGAAGCGCGCGGCGGGTACGAGGCCGACGTCCGGGTGGGCATCGCGCTGCACGGGCTCGGCCTGCCCGACCTGGATCCGGCGCGGCCGCTCGGCACGCTGTCCGGAGGCGAGCGCGCGCGGCTGGCGCTGGCTGCGACCCTAGCCTCGCAGCCGGAGCTGCTCCTGCTCGACGAGCCGACCAACGACCTCGACGACGCGGCGATCGGCTGGCTGGAGGACCACCTGCTGCGCCACTCCGGGACGGTCGTGGTCGTCACCCACGACCGCGTGTTCCTCGAACGGCTCACCACGACCGTCCTCGAGATCGACGGCGGCCGGGTCGCGCGGTTCGGCAACGGGTACGACGGCTACCTCACGGCGAAGGCCGCCGAGCGCCGGCGACGCCTGCAGGAGTACGAGGCCTGGCGCGACGAGCTCGTCCGCAACGAGCGGCTCGCCGCCTCGAACGTCGCCCGGCTGGATGCGATCCCGCGCAAGCTGCCGCTGAGCGTGTTCGGACACAGCGGGTTCCGGACGCGCGGTCGCGGCCACGGCGCCATGGTCCGCATCCGCAACGCGAAGCAGCGTGCCGAGCGGCTGCGAGCGGCGCCGCTGGCTCCGCCGCCAGACCCGCTCACCCTCGCCGCGCGGATCGCGACCGGCGACGGCGGGTCGCACGAGCCGGCAGCCCGACTCGCCGACGTGCGGGTCGGCGAGCGGCTCGACGTGCCGTCGCTGGTGATCCCGGCCGGGGGCCGCGTGCTCGTGACCGGTCCCAACGGCGCCGGCAAGACCACGCTGGTCCGTGTCCTCGCCGGCGAGCTGCGCCCCGACGCCGGCAGCGTCCGGGTCCCGGGCACGGTCGGTCACCTTCGCCAGGACGAGGCGCCGTGGCCGCCGGGGACCACCGTGCTCCAGGCCTTCGCGTACGGGCGGCCGGGCCCTGCGGACGAGCACGCGGAGGCGATGCTGTCGCTCGGGCTGTTCGAGCCGGGGGATCTGCAGAAACGCGTCGACGTGCTGTCGTACGGGCAGCGGCGCCGGATCGAGCTGGCCCGCCTGGTCAGTCAGCCCCTCGACCTGCTGCTGCTCGACGAGCCGACCAACCACCTGTCCCCCGCACTGGTGGAGGACCTGGAGGAGGCGCTGGCCGCGTACGAGGGCGCACTCGTGGTCGTCACGCACGACCGGCGGATGCGTTCGCGCTTCACCGGCATGCACCTCGCGATGCGCGACGGACGGATCGACGACGGCCCGCCCAGGTGA
- a CDS encoding serine hydrolase domain-containing protein, whose protein sequence is MAEIHGTYDDRFQPLIDELARRFDVGDEVGASLAVVQDGRTVVDVWGGHADAERTTPWSEDTVTNVWSCTKTVTALAALVLHDRGLIDVYEKVATYWPEFAANGKADVEVRHLLAHMSGVPAMDQPCTVDDLFDAESAAARFAAQEPWWEPGTASGYHAINYGHLIGEVVRRVTGQSLKEFVAAEVAGPLGADFTIGLPADAYDRVSPIIAPTGVEMPPGVEPGPLALRTLGGPPLHATVVLTDEWRSADIGGANGHGNARSLATIQSTVSNGGVAGGRTFLSDETIALIFDEQASGPDLVLGAPLRWGIGYALVDPVTQPYLPEGRICHWGGWGGSYVVNDLDRQMTATYVMNRMGNGLLGSHRGAGYLRALYGCVDA, encoded by the coding sequence ATGGCCGAGATCCACGGCACGTACGACGACCGCTTCCAGCCGCTGATCGACGAGCTCGCACGTCGCTTCGATGTCGGCGACGAGGTGGGCGCCTCGCTTGCGGTCGTCCAGGACGGCCGTACGGTCGTGGACGTCTGGGGAGGCCATGCCGACGCCGAGCGGACGACGCCGTGGAGCGAGGACACCGTCACCAACGTCTGGTCGTGCACCAAGACGGTCACCGCGCTGGCCGCCCTCGTCCTGCACGACCGCGGGTTGATCGACGTGTACGAGAAGGTCGCCACGTACTGGCCCGAGTTCGCCGCCAACGGCAAGGCTGACGTCGAGGTGCGCCATCTGCTCGCGCACATGTCCGGCGTCCCGGCGATGGACCAGCCGTGCACGGTCGACGACCTGTTCGACGCCGAGAGCGCTGCCGCGCGGTTCGCGGCGCAGGAGCCGTGGTGGGAGCCGGGGACGGCGTCGGGCTATCACGCGATCAACTACGGGCATCTGATCGGTGAGGTCGTCCGTCGCGTGACGGGCCAGAGCCTGAAGGAGTTCGTCGCCGCCGAGGTCGCTGGCCCGCTCGGCGCCGACTTCACGATCGGCCTGCCAGCGGACGCGTACGACCGAGTCAGCCCGATCATCGCGCCTACGGGTGTCGAGATGCCGCCGGGTGTGGAGCCGGGCCCGCTGGCGCTCCGTACGCTCGGCGGGCCCCCGCTGCATGCGACGGTCGTCCTCACCGACGAGTGGCGCAGCGCCGACATCGGCGGCGCGAACGGCCACGGCAACGCCCGCTCGCTGGCGACGATCCAGTCGACCGTCAGCAACGGCGGCGTCGCGGGCGGACGCACGTTCCTCTCTGACGAGACGATCGCGCTGATCTTCGACGAGCAGGCGTCCGGGCCAGACCTCGTGCTCGGCGCGCCGCTGCGCTGGGGGATCGGCTATGCGCTCGTCGACCCGGTCACTCAGCCCTACCTCCCCGAGGGCCGGATCTGCCACTGGGGCGGCTGGGGCGGGTCATACGTCGTCAACGACCTCGACCGACAGATGACCGCGACCTACGTGATGAACAGGATGGGCAACGGCCTGCTCGGCTCGCACCGCGGCGCGGGATATCTGCGCGCGCTGTACGGGTGCGTGGACGCCTAA
- a CDS encoding CPBP family intramembrane glutamic endopeptidase, whose translation MNVPRTPVLPEPDHVRHRGVRWFLALAFLGAWVPWLVVHLAGGSMDDPVIQLATAAFVPAIAACVVRQWVTRQGFADSGLRLHLRTSWRHVLIAITMPWGVVLAAVAVAMLAGWSPASVDLSATSWAYLAAGPLVCLLAAPLFWGEEYGWTAYLRDRLVPGRPVATTFLTGLVWGVWHWPLPWVGYLGGTTTPADAVWAMVLWVPLSILLEFVIGWLWSETGSVWPGAMLHAGGNLVASQGLSLVLGDAFGPTGSMLLLCAGLTPFVAVIVLSGHTAGPRHARRGLAR comes from the coding sequence ATGAACGTCCCCCGTACGCCAGTACTGCCCGAGCCCGATCACGTCCGTCACCGTGGAGTGCGGTGGTTCCTCGCGTTGGCCTTCCTGGGTGCGTGGGTGCCCTGGCTGGTGGTCCATCTGGCCGGCGGTTCGATGGATGATCCGGTGATCCAGCTCGCGACCGCCGCGTTCGTGCCGGCGATCGCGGCGTGCGTGGTCCGGCAGTGGGTAACCCGTCAAGGCTTCGCTGACTCCGGGCTCCGTCTGCACCTACGCACGTCGTGGCGGCACGTCCTGATCGCGATCACGATGCCGTGGGGTGTGGTGCTCGCGGCCGTCGCCGTCGCGATGCTCGCCGGATGGTCGCCGGCGTCGGTCGACCTGAGCGCGACGTCATGGGCCTACCTGGCAGCAGGTCCGCTGGTGTGCCTGCTTGCGGCGCCTCTCTTCTGGGGTGAGGAGTACGGCTGGACCGCCTATCTCCGAGATCGTCTCGTCCCGGGGCGGCCCGTCGCGACCACCTTCCTCACGGGACTGGTGTGGGGCGTGTGGCACTGGCCGCTGCCCTGGGTCGGCTACCTCGGCGGGACCACCACCCCTGCCGACGCCGTGTGGGCCATGGTCTTGTGGGTGCCCCTGAGCATCCTGCTCGAGTTCGTCATCGGATGGCTGTGGTCCGAGACCGGCTCGGTGTGGCCCGGCGCGATGCTGCACGCCGGCGGCAACCTCGTCGCCTCGCAGGGTCTGTCCCTCGTGCTCGGTGACGCGTTCGGGCCGACCGGGTCGATGCTCCTGCTGTGCGCCGGGCTGACCCCGTTCGTGGCGGTGATCGTGCTGAGCGGGCACACCGCCGGTCCTCGACACGCTCGCCGCGGGCTGGCAAGGTAA